In a genomic window of Zootoca vivipara chromosome 5, rZooViv1.1, whole genome shotgun sequence:
- the LRIT2 gene encoding leucine-rich repeat, immunoglobulin-like domain and transmembrane domain-containing protein 2, with protein sequence MSTPLRKIPGGIPEDIKKIRIENSHLTELPRGSFSNASALEYLWLNFNNITVMHLKSLEYLKDLTELRLQGNKLTSVPWTAFQDTPALKILDLKHNRLDVLPEHALRYLPSLTYLDISSNQLTVISKDVFYNWPVYQKTQQLEKKGDAISNAVLALHDNPWICDCRLRGFVQFIKSISPPIILMNSYLTCSSPKFRAGKYFHEVELNNCMKPLVSPSEQNPTVYVGLNVTLTCLVQASPSPAIWWTYMLKHLRGFNASTTHISEDRIKSELIIPSAHVVDEGNYTCTAANFLGNSSATMMLKVQAPRASSSSSFSSSASGENSYIDVRIAKQTVYGITLEWYSLTENPGEAWYTLHFGKYDDPKKEMVYLGPGINSYSVNDLLPATKYEVCVTLRNQMPQKGQCIVFVTGSDISELEQREKLIHIIIIVCAMVLAVPAGMYACTTETRFNCMEKCADFCRQSRKGQNLRAVNKENTFDSLPTGSEEGLCHRDSSDDKKKLKACEEKEKANKQKPEHRNSADLY encoded by the exons ATGTCAACACCATTGAGAAAGATCCCTGGGGGCATCCCTGAAGACATCAAAAAAATTAGAATAGAAAATTCTCACCTAACAGAATTGCCTCGTGGGTCATTCTCTAATGCCAGTGCCTTGGAATATCTTTGGCTTAATTTCAATAACATCACGGTCATGCATCTGAAAAGCCTCGAGTACCTGAAGGATTTGACTGAGCTGAGATTGCAGGGGAACAAACTGACTTCAGTACCATGGACAGCGTTCCAAGACACACCAGCTTTGAAAATACTGGATCTAAAGCACAACAGACTCGATGTCCTTCCAGAACATGCCCTCCGCTATCTGCCTAGCCTGACCTATTTAGACATCTCTTCCAATCAGCTTACTGTCATCTCCAAGGATGTTTTCTATAACTGGCCTGTGtaccaaaaaacccagcagctgGAGAAGAAGGGAGATGCTATTTCCAACGCGGTCTTGGCTTTGCACGACAACCCATGGATATGTGACTGTCGCCTGCGAGGGTTTGTCCAGTTCATCAAATCTATTAGCCCTCCCATCATTCTGATGAATTCTTACTTAACTTGCTCAAGCCCCAAATTCAGAGCAGGGAAGTACTTCCATGAAGTGGAGCTGAATAACTGCATGAAGCCATTGGTATCACCCTCTGAGCAGAATCCCACTGTATATGTTGGGCTGAATGTGACCTTGACCTGTCTGGTGCAGGCTAGCCCTTCCCCAGCAATCTGGTGGACCTATATGTTAAAACACCTACGAGGATTTAATG cATCCACCACCCATATTAGTGAAGACAGAATTAAGTCAGAATTGATTATTCCTTCTGCCCACGTTGTGGATGAAGGCAATTACACATGCACAGCTGCTAACTTCCTTGGCAACTCCTCAGCCACAATGATGCTGAAAGTTCAAGCTCCAAgggcgtcctcctcctcctccttctcttcctcagcCTCAGGTGAGAATTCCTACATCGATGTGAGGATTGCCAAGCAGACGGTCTATGGGATCACTTTGGAGTGGTACAGCTTGACAGAGAATCCAGGAGAAGCCTGGTATACCCTCCATTTTGGGAAGTACGATGACCCTAAGAAAGAGATGGTATACCTTGGCCCCGGCATCAATAGCTACTCTGTCAATGACCTCCTCCCTGCCACCAAGTATGAAGTGTGTGTTACTTTGAGGAACCAGATGCCTCAAAAGGGGCAGTGCATTGTGTTTGTTACAGGCAGTGACATCAGCGAGCTGGAGCAGCGGGAGAAGCTCAtccacatcatcatcattgtaTGTGCCATGGTGCTGGCCGTCCCCGCCGGGATGTACGCGTGTACCACCGAGACCAGGTTTAATTGCATGGAGAAATGTGCCGACTTCTGCCGCCAGAGCAGGAAAGGGCAAAATCTCCGGGCGGTCAATAAAGAGAACACATTCGACAGCTTGCCAACAGGCAGTGAAGAGGGGCTGTGCCACCGAGACTCCAGTGACGACAAGAAAAAGCTGAAGGCTTgcgaggagaaggagaaggccaACAAGCAGAAACCCGAGCACAGAAATAGCGCTGATCTCTATTAG